In the Geoalkalibacter sp. genome, one interval contains:
- a CDS encoding DUF5049 domain-containing protein — MKILIRSTTLDGEPIPGSGDTLQAADCLEVVELMRGQTPFTASRAPRDYMTEVLSGIEGGPTQPLPEDAAAAAAEFLTRLARHGLIEFLPDDKASDPWPECFLEALETVRLSGRTNMLDHPEVTRLTAEMGYPEVAEWLTDHRREYAAFVLEGTRPLGKNFGDKEDPAPCADK, encoded by the coding sequence ATGAAGATTCTGATCCGCTCCACCACGCTGGACGGCGAACCGATCCCCGGCAGCGGGGACACTCTGCAAGCCGCCGACTGCCTCGAAGTTGTCGAGCTGATGCGCGGCCAGACACCGTTCACCGCCAGCCGAGCGCCCCGGGACTACATGACCGAGGTGCTCTCGGGGATCGAAGGCGGGCCGACCCAGCCTCTGCCGGAAGACGCCGCAGCTGCGGCCGCCGAGTTTCTCACCCGCCTGGCCCGGCATGGCCTGATCGAGTTCCTGCCCGACGACAAGGCCAGCGATCCCTGGCCGGAGTGCTTCCTCGAAGCCCTGGAGACGGTGCGGCTCTCCGGGCGCACCAACATGCTCGACCACCCGGAGGTGACCCGCCTGACCGCCGAGATGGGTTACCCGGAGGTGGCCGAGTGGCTGACGGACCACCGGCGCGAATACGCGGCCTTCGTCCTCGAAGGGACGAGACCGCTCGGTAAGAACTTCGGCGACAAGGAGGACCCTGCTCCATGTGCGGACAAGTAG
- a CDS encoding glucosamine 6-phosphate synthetase, which produces MCGQVGIIFGRKRRRPDERDYLREVFIRMLLHSEERGPHASGLAWLKTDGSHRIFKRPMRAHELVYEKPFQELLGQVDNETTILMGHTRWRTRGNEFNNRNNHPIRAGIVIGTHNGTIYNADHLFRRLGLPRYAEVDSELIFRLADRFAPEGPIDQEGLKKALALCRGQMSAVLASRLDPGTITVLKGNKPLCLRIHRQHRVVLYASEAAFIDFAVDNEKGWRDLEVPPMTMLTIRHEDVRAIDNSEFRFIPQERKGTLPEGVNA; this is translated from the coding sequence ATGTGCGGACAAGTAGGCATCATCTTCGGCCGCAAGCGCAGACGGCCCGACGAGCGGGATTACCTGCGCGAGGTCTTCATCCGGATGCTGCTGCACAGCGAGGAGCGCGGTCCGCACGCCTCCGGTCTGGCCTGGCTCAAGACCGACGGCAGCCACCGGATCTTCAAGCGGCCGATGCGGGCGCACGAGCTGGTCTACGAGAAGCCGTTCCAGGAGCTGCTCGGGCAGGTCGACAACGAGACCACCATTCTCATGGGTCACACCCGCTGGCGCACCCGGGGTAACGAGTTTAACAACCGCAACAACCATCCCATCCGGGCCGGTATCGTCATCGGCACCCACAACGGCACCATCTACAACGCCGACCACCTGTTCCGCCGCCTCGGGCTGCCGCGCTACGCCGAGGTGGACAGCGAGCTGATCTTCCGCTTGGCCGACCGCTTCGCGCCAGAAGGCCCCATTGACCAGGAGGGTCTGAAGAAGGCGCTCGCCCTCTGTCGCGGCCAGATGAGCGCCGTGCTGGCCTCGCGTCTCGACCCCGGCACCATCACCGTGCTCAAGGGCAACAAGCCGCTCTGCCTGCGAATCCACCGCCAGCACCGGGTGGTGCTCTACGCCTCGGAGGCCGCCTTCATCGACTTTGCCGTGGACAACGAGAAGGGCTGGCGCGATCTGGAGGTGCCGCCCATGACCATGCTCACCATCCGCCACGAGGATGTGCGGGCCATCGACAACAGCGAATTCCGCTTCATCCCCCAGGAGCGCAAAGGGACACTGCCCGAAGGAGTGAATGCATGA
- a CDS encoding amidoligase family protein, translating to MNLKEIHYGIEIETVKRTREQIAWAIHSVVGGTVRHVGIPSSYDPWEIEDLRGRVWKVVGDASLTSVPAHLRAEVVSPVLGYDDIPQLQEVVRAIRRAGGKINSQCGIHIHIDAAPFDGRHLGNLAKIIYKQEPLILLALGISRDRLNRYTRPVSDELIQRIEQHRPRTKDQLNRIWYGYHNRQPQHYDNSRYHGVNLHNVWYRGTVEFRWFEATLHAGRIKAYLQFCLAVAAKALNGRAASSRKRDFDPQSAKYDFRVFLLHLGLIGDEFKTARKHLMANMPGDAAFKNGRPKPEDVLPDETETTTLTNEAGQVPGLTV from the coding sequence ATGAACTTGAAAGAGATCCACTACGGGATCGAGATCGAGACCGTAAAGCGCACCCGGGAGCAGATCGCCTGGGCCATCCACTCGGTAGTGGGCGGCACGGTCCGCCATGTCGGTATTCCCAGCAGCTATGACCCCTGGGAGATCGAGGATCTGCGCGGCCGCGTCTGGAAGGTGGTGGGGGACGCCTCCTTGACCAGCGTCCCGGCCCATCTGCGGGCCGAGGTGGTCAGCCCGGTGCTCGGCTACGACGACATCCCGCAACTGCAGGAGGTGGTCCGGGCCATCCGCCGTGCCGGTGGCAAGATCAACAGCCAGTGCGGCATCCACATCCATATCGACGCCGCTCCCTTCGACGGCAGGCACCTGGGCAACCTGGCCAAGATCATCTACAAGCAGGAGCCGCTGATCCTCCTCGCCCTCGGCATCAGCCGCGACCGGCTCAACCGCTACACCCGGCCGGTCAGCGACGAGCTGATCCAGCGCATCGAACAGCATCGCCCCCGCACCAAGGACCAGCTCAACCGCATCTGGTACGGCTACCACAACCGCCAGCCCCAGCACTACGACAACAGCCGCTACCACGGGGTCAACCTGCACAACGTCTGGTACCGGGGCACGGTGGAGTTCCGCTGGTTCGAGGCGACCCTCCACGCGGGACGGATCAAGGCGTACCTGCAGTTCTGCCTCGCCGTCGCCGCCAAGGCGCTCAATGGCCGGGCAGCCTCCAGCCGCAAGCGGGATTTCGATCCCCAGAGCGCCAAGTACGACTTCAGGGTCTTCCTGCTTCACCTCGGCCTGATCGGTGATGAGTTCAAGACCGCCCGCAAGCATCTGATGGCCAACATGCCCGGCGACGCCGCCTTCAAGAACGGACGGCCCAAACCGGAGGACGTCCTTCCGGATGAAACCGAAACCACCACTCTCACCAACGAGGCCGGGCAAGTTCCCGGCCTCACTGTTTAA
- a CDS encoding DUF4815 domain-containing protein, which translates to MSISRETFDTTKNYKRIRYHQDRDLLDSELNEQQDIINLERRKIADILFKEGSIIMGLEVSAAANVLTLAPGVVYIDGHLEQVSGATLTYDPATTSGADYVYVELLKYNYGYTQDPALINPATGEPTAEREKWVLSLKATDTSGQTLPNNVAERRVIPIYKFDRESGDVTPTVQEKSNLYLRDLLGTLPGSRITVSSITEDQLSFAAAEGLNSLIQNLAERTFDQAGSYLVRGFDTFIGGVDDDSVEAITNAGRAYIQGFRHQRDLPTSTLVPKSIATKSVRGEQKTFDINKRRYPVNSTPLKETTQVEAIVEITRNVTRGSVGGGEDLLDPNPVVDILEVSQGATIFQEGVDWQQSGNHVDWLGSGNEPAIGTTYTVRWTYTKQMVKGTDYVDSGWFGQANHPAAGNYFYLVTAYNATGETAFNAAAVIARATAAGQMNKLSWLPVSGATGYRVYRAATNGARTDYKRLMELGSEALSYVDDGVEEIGTASPPATNTAGLTMSPVQLELGNLNVINFGRGSLGDQPVNGSNCSLDYDYYLGRRDIVYATTTEIKRLEGAPADFPKLPIVPENALGLCSIDCPPNSTDMEIHNFGLTRITMDQIHDIIQDVEDLKYNDAQYQMNNELQNRDAQTKKGIYSDDFSNTAQSDIYHAEWDARVNEIARFVAPDRIPHSTVLSVDQAGSNASFFGSLALLPGNETVLVEQNDWSEERNINPYAVFDKPPAMLQITPNLGRRGQTGIAVTGINFTPSKSGIVLRCDGQVMANNLISDEAGRVNASFTIPTNARNGNRIVEMADGVYSARASLQINDPLVITRIERIIENRIIRVPVVQVVWRTQTIFVPRDPLAQTFSFTQNQVISSIGLQFTARDPSIPVTVQIRGVTTGLPNGVVFAEKVLAPNEISLSGETRIRFDDPFYAEANTSYSVVLLTNSTNYKVRTATLGKMGRWGIITRQTYMEGVLLESSNAETWTPLNGSDLAMKIYGYNFQSEGMIRFQPITGVQFSDINLDEYSAIPQGTGLDWEYSTDGGVTWDAMVPAEEERLPNLATRVQIRVRLSSSLANDTPAINFRDVNLVGYLNKTTGAYLTRENELTQGVESTKAYVQMQIPSGTTLQWFASNDGGLTWEAMTIQDTRPIDENWTEYTLVRTFTDNTGNKVRYKAEMTGTPLIYPRIHSLGATLS; encoded by the coding sequence ATGAGCATCTCACGCGAGACATTCGACACGACCAAGAACTACAAGCGCATCCGCTATCATCAGGATCGCGACCTGCTGGATTCCGAACTCAACGAGCAGCAGGACATCATCAACCTGGAGCGGCGCAAGATCGCCGACATCCTGTTCAAGGAAGGCTCCATCATCATGGGCCTCGAGGTCAGCGCGGCCGCCAACGTCCTGACCCTGGCTCCGGGCGTGGTCTACATCGACGGCCATCTGGAACAGGTGAGCGGCGCGACCCTGACCTATGATCCGGCCACCACCAGCGGGGCCGATTACGTTTACGTGGAGCTGCTGAAGTACAACTACGGCTACACCCAGGACCCGGCCCTGATCAATCCGGCCACCGGCGAGCCCACCGCCGAGCGGGAAAAATGGGTTCTCTCTCTCAAGGCGACGGATACCAGCGGCCAGACGCTGCCCAACAACGTGGCCGAGCGCCGGGTGATCCCGATCTACAAGTTCGACCGCGAGAGCGGAGACGTCACGCCCACGGTGCAGGAGAAGTCCAACCTCTACCTGCGGGATCTGCTGGGCACGCTGCCGGGCAGCCGGATCACCGTCTCCTCGATCACCGAGGATCAGCTCTCATTCGCCGCCGCAGAGGGGCTCAATTCCCTGATTCAGAATCTCGCCGAGCGCACCTTCGACCAGGCCGGAAGCTACCTGGTGCGGGGCTTCGACACCTTTATCGGCGGCGTCGACGACGACAGCGTGGAGGCGATCACCAACGCCGGACGCGCCTACATCCAAGGCTTCCGGCATCAGCGCGATCTCCCCACCTCGACCCTGGTGCCCAAATCCATCGCTACCAAGTCGGTGCGCGGCGAGCAGAAGACCTTCGACATCAACAAGCGCCGCTATCCGGTCAACTCCACCCCGCTCAAGGAGACGACCCAGGTGGAGGCCATCGTCGAGATCACCCGCAACGTCACTCGCGGCTCGGTGGGCGGCGGCGAAGACCTGCTCGATCCCAATCCCGTGGTGGACATCCTCGAGGTCAGCCAGGGGGCGACCATCTTCCAGGAGGGCGTGGACTGGCAGCAGTCGGGCAACCATGTCGACTGGCTCGGCTCCGGCAACGAACCGGCCATCGGCACCACCTACACGGTGCGCTGGACCTACACCAAGCAGATGGTCAAGGGCACCGACTACGTGGACAGCGGCTGGTTCGGACAGGCCAACCATCCGGCGGCCGGAAACTACTTCTATCTGGTGACCGCCTACAACGCCACCGGCGAGACGGCCTTCAACGCCGCTGCGGTCATTGCCCGGGCCACCGCCGCCGGGCAGATGAACAAGCTCTCCTGGCTGCCGGTCAGCGGCGCGACCGGCTATCGCGTCTACCGGGCCGCCACCAACGGCGCACGCACCGACTACAAACGCCTGATGGAACTGGGCAGCGAGGCGCTCTCCTACGTCGACGACGGTGTCGAGGAGATCGGCACCGCTTCGCCTCCGGCCACCAACACCGCCGGGCTCACCATGTCGCCGGTGCAGCTCGAGCTGGGCAACCTCAACGTGATCAACTTCGGGCGCGGCAGTCTCGGCGACCAGCCGGTGAACGGCTCCAACTGCAGCCTGGATTACGACTATTACCTCGGCCGCCGCGACATCGTTTACGCCACCACCACCGAGATCAAACGCCTCGAAGGGGCTCCGGCGGATTTTCCGAAGCTGCCCATCGTGCCGGAAAACGCCCTGGGGCTGTGCAGCATCGACTGCCCGCCCAACTCCACCGACATGGAGATCCACAACTTCGGCCTGACCCGCATCACCATGGACCAGATCCACGACATCATTCAGGACGTCGAGGATCTGAAGTACAACGACGCCCAGTACCAGATGAACAACGAGCTGCAGAACCGGGACGCCCAGACCAAGAAAGGCATCTACTCGGACGACTTCTCGAACACCGCCCAGTCGGACATCTACCACGCCGAATGGGACGCCCGGGTCAACGAGATCGCCCGTTTCGTCGCGCCGGACCGTATTCCGCACTCCACCGTGCTCTCGGTCGATCAGGCGGGCAGCAACGCGAGCTTCTTCGGCAGCCTGGCGCTGCTGCCGGGCAACGAGACCGTGCTCGTGGAACAGAACGACTGGTCCGAGGAGCGCAACATCAACCCCTACGCCGTGTTCGACAAGCCTCCGGCCATGCTGCAGATCACGCCCAACCTCGGGCGGCGCGGCCAGACCGGCATCGCCGTCACCGGCATCAACTTCACCCCGAGCAAGTCCGGCATCGTGCTGCGCTGCGACGGCCAGGTGATGGCCAACAACCTGATCAGCGACGAGGCCGGTCGGGTCAACGCCTCCTTCACCATTCCGACCAACGCCCGCAACGGCAACCGCATCGTGGAGATGGCCGACGGCGTCTACTCGGCGCGGGCCAGCCTGCAGATCAACGATCCGTTGGTCATCACCCGCATCGAGCGCATCATCGAGAACCGCATCATCCGCGTGCCCGTGGTGCAGGTGGTCTGGCGCACCCAAACCATCTTCGTGCCCCGCGATCCGCTGGCCCAGACCTTCAGCTTCACCCAAAACCAGGTGATCTCCAGCATCGGCCTGCAGTTCACCGCCAGGGACCCGAGTATTCCGGTCACGGTGCAGATTCGCGGCGTCACCACCGGTCTGCCCAACGGCGTGGTGTTTGCCGAGAAGGTGCTGGCCCCGAACGAGATCAGCCTGAGCGGCGAGACCCGCATTCGCTTCGACGACCCGTTCTACGCCGAGGCCAACACCAGCTATTCCGTGGTGCTGCTGACCAACAGCACCAATTACAAGGTCCGCACCGCCACCCTCGGCAAGATGGGCCGCTGGGGCATCATCACCCGGCAGACCTACATGGAGGGCGTGCTGCTGGAGAGCTCCAACGCCGAGACCTGGACGCCGCTCAACGGCTCCGACCTGGCGATGAAGATCTACGGCTACAACTTCCAGTCCGAGGGGATGATCCGCTTCCAGCCGATCACCGGTGTGCAGTTCTCCGACATCAACCTCGACGAATACTCGGCCATCCCCCAGGGCACCGGCCTCGACTGGGAATACTCCACCGACGGCGGTGTGACCTGGGACGCCATGGTTCCCGCCGAGGAGGAACGGCTGCCCAACCTTGCCACCCGGGTTCAGATCCGCGTGCGTCTGAGCAGCTCGCTTGCCAACGACACACCGGCCATCAACTTCCGCGACGTCAACCTGGTGGGCTACCTCAACAAGACCACCGGGGCGTACCTGACCCGCGAGAACGAGCTGACCCAGGGAGTGGAATCGACCAAGGCCTATGTGCAGATGCAAATCCCCAGTGGCACTACCCTGCAATGGTTCGCCAGCAACGACGGCGGCCTGACCTGGGAGGCGATGACCATCCAGGATACCCGGCCCATCGACGAGAACTGGACCGAGTACACCCTGGTGCGCACCTTCACCGACAACACAGGCAACAAGGTCCGTTACAAGGCCGAGATGACCGGCACGCCGCTGATCTACCCGCGCATCCATTCGCTGGGCGCGACCCTGAGCTAA
- a CDS encoding gamma-glutamylcyclotransferase family protein yields MNIGDTAKLNTNPEDSPETILRLFVYGTLKRGYWNHQRFCAQARSIEPAVVWGRLYHLHAGFPALEVPEGLILARGTADPLADARRQQEIGTPRFGRPTGDWDLISGELVTFTDPQRDLPPIDRLEGFRPGGHSMYQRGMVAVLCGRTSVSAWTYWMPRVENGTRLDTGAWHRV; encoded by the coding sequence ATGAACATTGGAGACACCGCGAAGCTGAACACAAACCCGGAAGACAGTCCCGAGACCATCCTCCGGCTCTTCGTCTACGGCACCCTGAAACGGGGCTACTGGAACCATCAACGCTTCTGCGCCCAGGCTCGCAGCATCGAACCGGCCGTGGTCTGGGGCAGGCTCTATCACCTTCATGCCGGGTTCCCGGCCCTCGAGGTGCCCGAAGGTCTGATCCTGGCCAGAGGCACCGCTGATCCACTGGCGGACGCCCGCAGACAACAGGAGATCGGCACACCACGCTTCGGCCGCCCGACCGGCGACTGGGATCTGATCAGTGGGGAACTGGTGACCTTCACCGACCCGCAGCGCGACTTGCCGCCCATCGACCGGCTGGAAGGCTTTCGGCCCGGCGGGCACAGCATGTATCAGCGGGGGATGGTGGCGGTGCTGTGCGGGCGCACTTCGGTTTCAGCCTGGACCTACTGGATGCCCCGTGTTGAAAACGGCACCCGGCTTGACACCGGCGCCTGGCATCGAGTGTGA